From the Gouania willdenowi chromosome 24 unlocalized genomic scaffold, fGouWil2.1 scaffold_320_arrow_ctg1, whole genome shotgun sequence genome, the window gtctttgttactttggtcccagctctctgcaggtcattcactaggtccccccgtgtggttctgggatttttgctcaccttgtgatcattttgaccccacggggtgagatcttgcgtgaagccccagatggagggagattatcagtgtcttgtatgtcttccattttctaataattgctcccacatttgatttcttcacaccaagctgtttacctattgcagattcagtcttccagcctggtgcaggtctacagtttagtttctggtgtcctttgacagctctttggtcttggccatagtggagtttggagtgtgactgtttgaggttgtggacaggtgtgttttatactgataaccagttcaaacaggttccattaatacaggtaacgagtggaggaggagcctcttaaagaagaagttacaggtctgtgagagacacaaatctgacttgtttgtagatgaccaaatacttattatacagagggatttaccaattaattcattaaaaatcataaaatgtgatttttcttctcatattgtctctcatagttgaggtttatctatgatgtaaattacagacctcatctttttaagtgggagaacttgtacAATTTgtggctgaataaatacttttttgccccactgtatgtgTGCCGTAACAGGAGGATAATGGGACTTTTTATATGtataatgttatatattttatataacagGAGGATAATGGGactttatatatgtatgttatatattttatataacagGAGGATAATGGGACTTTATATATgcataatattatatattttatataacagGAGGATAATGGGACTTTTTATATGtataatgttatatattttatataacagGAGGATAATGGGACTTTTTATATGtataatgttatatattttatataacagGAGGATAATGGGACTTTTTATATGtataatgttatatattttatataacagGAGGATAATGGGACTTTTTATATGtataatgttatatattttatataacagGAGGATAATGGGATGCCGGTTCATTTGAAAGGAGGAGCCAGTGACGCTCTTCTCTACAGAGCCACCATGGTCCTCACTGTCGTGGGTAAGaactgatctgtgtgtgtgtgtgtcagaacaggaagtgaccaacatgctgtgtgtgtgtgcgcgcttcTCAGGTGCTGGCTACGTGGTGTATGAACTGGTGACGGCTGCGTTTCCTAAGAAGAGCGGCTGAGCTGCTCACTATGCTGAGCTGCTTTCACCTCCATGGGATCAATATTTATTTCCTGttcttacaataaaaacacgtcACGACCAATGAtaagttattgttttgtgtgtttttgacagaACAAGGATCACATTTAATGAGAAACATGTTAAACATTCAGCAGGAGGACTGAGGATTATGAATAGTATTATTagctagttagcttagcatagattTCATCTTAAGTTGGCGTGGAGCAGGAGCCCCACCCACTATCAGCCATTCATGGACTACAGTTTCTTGaagtgacaataacgagacTACGACTAATTTAACAAAAAGCATGTTAAAATACATGTtggcaaaaaaagagaaatattgTCTATCGTCAACAAACAACAGTATAATTTAGTTACATGGGATGAAAACCACTgataactaaaactaaatgaactGACTTTACCAAACCTCAGGGTTTATTTACTCTGTAAAGATTAAACAAATACTCCCACACTGACATCAGTGTGGTTATTCAgtattaattttgttgactaaaactattTCAATCATATTGTTTAAGTGACAGTAACGAGActttgactaattaaaaaaaaagttagcgAAAaccttattaaaatatattgatattttcatcaactaataaaaagaaaaatacatgggACGAAATTTACTGATGATTAAAACTAAGtagattttagtcaaaagacctTAAATAAATTAACTCTGACTTTACCAAACCTCAGGATTTATTTACTCTGTAAAAATCAAACAGAtagcagtgttcattttgataACTAAAATTATTATAGTCGTAGTTTTCATTGACAACAGTTTTGTGAAGTCACaataagttgcattttagtcaaaatactatgactaattttaaaaataaaagttggcAAAAACTTGATTAAAACATTGATATTTTCGTCAaccaacaaaagcaaaaaatataattttgtcacatgggatgaaAACACTGAAGACTAAAACCaagtattttagtcaaaatcctacgactaaaactaaatgaactCTGCCTACCGTGCTGACAGCAGTGAGGTACTccagtgtttatttgttgactaaaactattATAGTCACATGGTACTCACATTCGACGTAATGGCGATGAAGAGCTCCTCGTCCGTTTTGTACGATGTGTCAGTAAACCTACAGAGTCAGAGAGCAGGTGCGTGCCTTTATTAACCCTTTGATGTGCAGTTAACCCTTTAATAACACTTTGATGTGCAGTTAACCCTTTGATGTGCAGTTAACTTTTTTTATTAACCCTTTGATGTGCAGTCAACCATTTATTACCCTTTGATGTGCAGTTAACTTTTTTATTAACCCTTTGATGTGCAGTCAACCATTTATTACCCTTTGATGTGCAGTTAACTCTTTATTAACCCTTTGATGTGCAGTTAACTTTTTTATTAACCCTTTGATGTGCAGTCAACCATTTATTACCCTTTGATGTGCAGTTAACTCTTTATTAACCCTTTGATGTGCAGTTGTGCTTAACACCACTTTAACCATCACCATCGTGTCCAGTAGCAGGCTCTGAATCACCTGATGATGGTGGACaaccacaaaacaacagaagaagaagaaggtttCTATTGATGAGACACGTGGAGCTCCTGATCAAATCAATAccaataataatcaataatgaGTCCTTTAGAAATGTTAAAGTTGCTACAGAACCATGAAAGTGTTCAGTCGTTGCTTCTGATCTGGTTCCATTGCTGGTCACAGCCATCACAGGGTCCAGGTCCAGGGAAGCGGTCTCGGTCTTagtgggtcaaaggtcacccaGGGGTCAGGGGTCATGAAACAGGCCCCTCCCACCTCTGTGTGTAGGCGCTGAGTTCACAGGGACTGATGACCAACATCCTGGACGAGTCCAACCCGTCCAGAGCCAGATCTGAGTCCAGACAGAACCTGGACGTCAGGTGTTCAACATGGGTTCCTGACCTCTGCCAGCGCTggaacacacaataacacacacagtaacacaattacacaataacaacacacaGACCTCTGCCAGTGCTggacacacaataacacacacagtaacacaattacacaataataacacacacacctctgccaGCGCTggaacacacaataacacacacagtaacacaattacacaataataacacacacacctctgccaGCGCTggaacacacaataacacacacagtaacacaattacacaataacaacacacaGACCTCTGCCAGCGCTggaacacacaata encodes:
- the LOC114458291 gene encoding cytochrome c oxidase subunit 7A2, mitochondrial-like; this translates as MFRHVNVLQQVVRRSICSSVRRSLENKVPKNQKLFQEDNGMPVHLKGGASDALLYRATMVLTVVGAGYVVYELVTAAFPKKSG